The following coding sequences lie in one Deltaproteobacteria bacterium genomic window:
- a CDS encoding OFA family MFS transporter, with product MSIKADKEPSKAWVVAFAGVAINLCLGILYAWSVWKKALVDKTKADAGEVMTGINAGWAYLTDTQGTVAYFLCGLIFAVFMIPGGKLQDRYGPKIGATLGGLSLATGCVVAGLMKSYFGLILGFGILGGIGMGLGYAAPTPAALKWFGPHRRGLIAGIVVGGYGGAALYIAPLGQFFIEKYGISGSFIGLGIIFAVVVIIAGQMLSQPPAGYIPVGPPLGQTKKALTTTAAADYPPTEMLSNWQYYALVLMFIGSAQSGLLVIANAAPLLAKTAGKLEFFAKNAWIIAAFGGMVNALGRVGSGLYSDKIGRRNAYTINLLVSAVFLLATPFIINAASIPLLFLATGVAYWQYGGGLSIMPAFTADFFGSKNLGVNYGLVFLGWGLGFLMPLVAGFIKDRTGSYSLSFYISAIILIIAVILCRFLKKPAKA from the coding sequence ATGTCAATAAAAGCCGATAAAGAGCCATCAAAGGCCTGGGTTGTAGCCTTTGCCGGGGTAGCCATTAACCTCTGCTTAGGGATCTTATACGCCTGGAGTGTTTGGAAAAAGGCCCTGGTCGACAAAACGAAAGCGGATGCCGGGGAGGTTATGACCGGAATCAACGCCGGTTGGGCCTATCTGACCGATACGCAGGGAACGGTGGCCTATTTCCTGTGCGGACTGATATTTGCCGTTTTTATGATTCCCGGTGGCAAGCTCCAGGACCGGTACGGGCCGAAAATAGGGGCCACATTAGGAGGCCTTTCCCTGGCAACGGGGTGCGTTGTCGCCGGCTTAATGAAAAGTTATTTTGGTTTGATTCTCGGCTTTGGAATTCTGGGAGGTATTGGTATGGGTCTGGGCTATGCCGCACCCACTCCGGCTGCCTTGAAATGGTTTGGACCTCACCGAAGGGGTTTAATCGCCGGTATAGTGGTCGGCGGCTACGGAGGTGCAGCCCTCTATATCGCCCCTTTGGGACAGTTTTTTATCGAAAAATATGGTATTTCAGGCAGCTTTATCGGTTTGGGAATCATCTTTGCGGTAGTGGTGATCATTGCCGGGCAGATGTTATCCCAACCCCCTGCAGGTTATATCCCCGTCGGGCCGCCCCTTGGCCAAACCAAAAAAGCCCTTACCACCACCGCGGCTGCCGATTATCCCCCGACCGAGATGCTATCCAATTGGCAATACTATGCCCTGGTTTTAATGTTTATCGGCAGCGCCCAATCGGGTTTATTGGTTATTGCCAATGCCGCCCCTCTTTTGGCCAAGACCGCCGGGAAACTTGAATTTTTTGCAAAAAACGCTTGGATCATAGCGGCCTTTGGCGGTATGGTCAATGCCCTCGGCCGGGTCGGTTCCGGGCTTTATTCGGATAAGATCGGGCGGAGAAACGCCTATACCATCAATCTACTGGTATCGGCCGTATTTTTGTTGGCTACCCCTTTTATCATCAATGCCGCCAGCATACCCCTTTTGTTTTTGGCCACCGGAGTAGCCTATTGGCAATATGGGGGAGGTCTGTCGATCATGCCGGCTTTCACGGCGGACTTCTTCGGGTCAAAAAACCTGGGGGTCAATTACGGGCTGGTATTTCTCGGTTGGGGATTGGGGTTTTTAATGCCTTTGGTGGCCGGATTCATTAAAGACCGTACCGGTTCCTATTCCCTGTCATTTTATATCTCGGCGATAATCCTGATCATAGCGGTGATCCTTTGCCGCTTCCTCAAGAAACCGGCCAAGGCATAA